A genomic segment from Glycine max cultivar Williams 82 chromosome 1, Glycine_max_v4.0, whole genome shotgun sequence encodes:
- the LOC100815296 gene encoding protein FLX-like 3: MVEDSLDLEIVEDSIDAERVGDSLDLERVEYSLDEIANTLPMSFRSKREERLIDDRMALQRDLAASKEELHCMNMAIGDIRSDHEMHSRELVDKGMNMEADLRANEPLKNELIQLRAEVQKLNSLKQDLTTKVQTLTQDVSILQAKNQQIPMMRAEIDGLYQELIRARTMVDYEKKANIEFMEQRQSMEKNLVSMTREVEKLRAELASVDGRHWAVGMSGMTCLVYCSFAEFIILQ, translated from the exons ATGGTTGAAGATTCTTTAGATTTAGAGATAGTTGAAGACTCTATTGATGCTGAGAGAGTTGGAGACTCTTTAGATTTAGAGAGAGTTGAATACTCTTTGGATGAAATTGCTAATACTCTACCTATGTCTTTTAGATCAAAGAGGGAAGAGAG GTTGATAGATGATCGAATGGCATTGCAGCGAGACCTTGCGGCTTCGAAGGAGGAGCTTCATTGCATGAATATGGCCATTGGTGACATTCGCTCCGACCATGAGATGCATTCGAGGGAGCTTGTTGACAAAGGCATGAATATGGAGGCTGACCTCAGGGCAAATGAGCCCTTGAAGAATGAATTAATTCAACTGCGAGCTGAGGTTCAGAAACTTAACAGTCTCAAACAAGATCTCACAACGAAGGTTCAGACACTTACTCAAGATGTTTcaattttacaagcaaagaaTCAACAAATTCCTATGATGAGGGCTGAGATTGATGGCCTGTACCAAGAGCTAATACGTGCCAG aaCCATGGTGGATTATGAAAAGAAGGCAAACATAGAGTTCATGGAACAGAGGCAGTCAATGGAGAAAAATTTGGTTTCCATGACCCGGGAAGTTGAGAAATTACGTGCCGAGCTTGCTAGTGTTGATGGAAGACATTGGGCTGTTGGTATGTCAGGTATGACTTGTTTGGTGTATTGTTCTTTTGCAGAATTTATTATCCTTCAATAG